A genome region from Pseudomonas anguilliseptica includes the following:
- a CDS encoding LysR family transcriptional regulator → MNLHHLKVFLAIAQTGSISAGAARLFISQPAVTREIRELEARLRLPLFDRQSRGVTLTAAGQRLLPYAERIFALEQAAERDLQAFANLGCGELHLGASATLGSYLLPTLIAAFHQQYPDLQLSLQIDNTAACLQQLEDNAITLAFIEGPFTAEQFNHRHLGTDALLPVASPKHPLAKQASVSPVELADAALLIREQGSGTRATLEQAYQALGLQPRIAMALGNSEALKRSLLAGQTVAWISGLAVQEELRSGQLCHLPVRDLQISRDLHAIWRREHSLSPSANALLEQVEQALRKP, encoded by the coding sequence ATGAACCTGCACCACCTCAAGGTCTTTCTCGCCATCGCCCAGACCGGCAGCATCAGCGCGGGAGCCGCCCGCCTGTTTATCAGTCAGCCGGCGGTGACCCGCGAGATACGCGAGCTGGAAGCCCGCCTGCGCTTGCCACTGTTCGACCGACAAAGCCGTGGCGTCACCCTGACCGCCGCCGGGCAACGCCTGCTGCCCTATGCCGAGCGCATCTTTGCCCTGGAGCAGGCCGCCGAGCGCGACCTGCAAGCCTTCGCCAACCTCGGCTGCGGCGAGTTGCACCTGGGCGCCAGCGCCACCCTCGGCAGCTACCTGCTGCCAACGCTGATCGCGGCCTTTCATCAGCAGTACCCCGACCTGCAGCTGAGCCTGCAGATCGACAACACCGCAGCCTGCCTGCAACAACTGGAAGACAACGCCATCACCCTGGCCTTTATCGAAGGGCCATTCACCGCGGAGCAGTTCAATCACCGCCACCTGGGCACGGATGCGTTGCTGCCCGTCGCCAGCCCCAAGCATCCGCTGGCCAAGCAGGCGAGCGTCAGCCCGGTTGAGCTGGCCGACGCCGCCCTGCTGATCCGTGAACAGGGGTCCGGCACCCGCGCCACCCTGGAGCAGGCTTACCAGGCACTCGGCCTGCAACCGCGTATCGCCATGGCCCTGGGCAACAGTGAGGCGCTGAAACGCAGCCTGCTGGCCGGCCAGACCGTGGCCTGGATTTCCGGACTGGCGGTGCAGGAGGAGTTGCGCAGCGGACAGCTGTGCCATCTGCCCGTCCGCGACTTACAGATCAGCCGCGATCTGCATGCCATCTGGCGCCGCGAACACAGCCTGAGTCCCTCAGCGAACGCACTGCTGGAACAGGTCGAACAGGCACTAAGGAAACCCTGA